From a region of the Deinococcus budaensis genome:
- the lspA gene encoding signal peptidase II yields the protein MPRLALLALITLCIVLDLALKSWARAELPGEVRPWLLGVLDLTLTYNTGAAWSLLSGAALPLALVRGAVGLGLVVFLLRRPRPTGQALALSLIAGGALGNALDGLIAGRVTDMLASPALSAVTRALGQGDFPVFNLADVWVVWGVLLLLLSEWVRARRTRGVVPA from the coding sequence ATGCCCCGTCTCGCCCTCCTCGCGCTGATTACCCTGTGCATCGTCCTCGACCTCGCCCTCAAAAGCTGGGCTCGCGCGGAGTTGCCCGGGGAGGTGCGGCCCTGGCTCCTCGGCGTCCTCGACCTGACCCTGACCTACAACACCGGCGCGGCGTGGAGCCTTCTGTCCGGCGCCGCCCTGCCCCTCGCCCTGGTGCGTGGGGCGGTGGGGCTGGGCCTGGTCGTCTTCCTGCTGCGGCGCCCCCGGCCCACCGGGCAGGCCCTCGCGCTCAGCCTGATCGCCGGGGGGGCCCTCGGCAACGCCCTCGACGGTCTGATCGCCGGGCGCGTGACGGACATGCTGGCCTCACCGGCGCTGTCGGCGGTCACCCGCGCCCTGGGACAGGGCGACTTCCCGGTGTTCAACCTCGCGGACGTCTGGGTGGTCTGGGGGGTGCTGCTCCTGCTGCTCAGCGAGTGGGTTCGGGCGCGCCGCACCCGCGGCGTGGTGCCCGCATGA
- a CDS encoding DUF4386 family protein, whose protein sequence is MTGPARGTFPPGPPDGGRAPSEVEDQRLARLGGAGALLAGLLFLLSLVYVYGVLAQAGLDVEMFDDQARLLPWVAEHARAYTGLWWLTLLSTLAVLPAPLALHDRLRYGARGVSRVAAVAGLGGVVFGLAAPLVLAAASPILAQSYVQASGETRDAVQVMGRMVGDLALHLRLGSDLLLGVWLGVSGGLLLRLRQNAILGTWFLVTAVLAGVVIATKPLGIADLEPFLAPVLSLAYLGLGTALLRGAGATRAPTGTPRPPA, encoded by the coding sequence ATGACGGGGCCTGCGCGCGGAACCTTCCCGCCTGGCCCCCCGGACGGCGGGCGGGCCCCATCCGAGGTCGAGGATCAGCGGCTGGCCCGGCTGGGAGGCGCTGGCGCCCTGCTGGCGGGTCTGCTGTTCCTGCTCTCCCTGGTTTACGTGTATGGCGTCCTGGCCCAGGCCGGGCTGGACGTTGAGATGTTCGACGATCAGGCGCGTCTGTTGCCCTGGGTGGCCGAGCACGCCCGCGCCTACACCGGCTTGTGGTGGCTGACCCTGCTCTCCACCCTGGCCGTGCTGCCCGCACCGCTGGCGCTGCATGACCGGCTGCGATATGGGGCCCGAGGTGTCTCCCGCGTCGCGGCCGTGGCCGGGCTGGGTGGCGTGGTCTTCGGGCTGGCCGCCCCGCTCGTGCTGGCCGCCGCGTCGCCCATCCTGGCGCAGAGCTACGTGCAGGCCTCCGGGGAGACGCGGGACGCGGTGCAGGTCATGGGCCGGATGGTCGGGGACCTAGCCCTCCACCTGCGCCTGGGATCGGACCTGCTCCTCGGCGTGTGGTTGGGTGTGAGTGGGGGTCTGCTGCTGCGCCTGCGACAAAACGCCATCTTGGGCACGTGGTTCCTGGTGACGGCGGTGCTCGCGGGCGTGGTGATCGCCACCAAACCGCTGGGGATCGCGGACCTAGAACCGTTCCTCGCGCCGGTGCTGAGCCTCGCGTACCTGGGGCTGGGCACGGCGCTCCTGCGTGGTGCGGGGGCCACCCGGGCACCCACCGGCACACCGCGCCCACCTGCATGA
- a CDS encoding metal-sensitive transcriptional regulator, with translation MPEDARKRAARRLKIARGHLDSIVTMLDKEDAYCVDVLRQLKAVQGALSGAGEVVLRGHLEAHVATASTRGDSVEIVEELMEALKYT, from the coding sequence ATGCCCGAGGACGCCCGCAAACGCGCGGCGCGGCGGCTGAAGATTGCCCGGGGTCACCTGGACAGCATCGTCACCATGCTGGACAAGGAAGATGCGTACTGCGTCGACGTGCTCCGGCAGCTCAAAGCCGTGCAGGGAGCACTGTCCGGCGCAGGCGAGGTCGTGCTGCGGGGTCACCTGGAAGCCCACGTCGCCACCGCCTCCACGCGCGGTGACAGCGTCGAGATCGTCGAAGAATTGATGGAAGCCCTCAAGTACACCTGA
- a CDS encoding ABC transporter substrate-binding protein, whose product MAVALATTAYAGHTGKRIVLAIPQDEGELSPFTYVTGYPGYNLMSLVYDTLFVNDLNDVPRPWLVESYSVKDGKVWTLKLKDDVKWHDGRPLTSADVKFSFEYYKKYPVVGRFASAVRPITSIRTPDARTVIITLEQPGANFLLQPLADAPILPRHIWESVTAPKTFKNVIGSGPYKLVDHKTDQSYRLTENAEYFAAKPGADEVVLAVIPDPTSMFQALQAGQINAAAREVPPELIQRFAGNARLKTLRGPSYTSTLLQFNTTTAPFNNVGFRRVVAGLVNNKALVETILLGNGTPGTAGFVHPDSPFFSKAAPTYPKMTVAQANSTLDTLGFKLNRAGVRMGRDGKPLNLTFLVASNNPQRIRAAEIIASQLRPTGIRLTIKSLDPTTVQQALWPDFDVAKGRNFDVAMWGWSAPVQSQLNLAGLFHSNPVIGTLNVGGYRNKTVDTLTTRMLTTVNADARETLAARVQEIIAKDLPFLTLWYPDTVYAFDANAYDGWKFQKGQGIINKRSFLR is encoded by the coding sequence TTGGCAGTCGCCCTCGCGACCACCGCGTATGCCGGACACACCGGGAAGCGCATCGTGCTGGCGATTCCCCAGGACGAAGGCGAACTCTCGCCGTTCACGTACGTCACCGGCTACCCCGGATACAACCTGATGAGCCTCGTGTACGACACGTTGTTCGTCAACGACCTCAACGACGTGCCCCGGCCGTGGCTGGTCGAGTCGTACTCGGTGAAGGACGGGAAGGTCTGGACGCTGAAGTTAAAAGACGACGTCAAGTGGCACGATGGTCGACCCCTCACCAGCGCGGACGTCAAGTTCAGCTTCGAGTACTACAAGAAGTACCCGGTCGTGGGCCGCTTCGCCTCGGCGGTGCGCCCCATCACCAGCATCCGCACCCCGGACGCGCGCACGGTGATCATCACCCTCGAGCAGCCGGGCGCCAATTTCCTGCTTCAACCTCTTGCGGACGCGCCCATCTTGCCCAGACACATCTGGGAGAGCGTCACCGCTCCGAAGACGTTCAAGAACGTCATCGGCTCCGGACCCTACAAACTCGTCGACCACAAGACCGACCAGTCCTACCGTCTGACGGAGAATGCGGAGTACTTCGCCGCCAAGCCCGGTGCCGATGAGGTGGTTCTGGCGGTCATTCCGGATCCGACCTCCATGTTCCAGGCGCTCCAGGCCGGGCAGATCAACGCCGCCGCGCGTGAAGTGCCGCCGGAACTCATTCAACGGTTCGCCGGGAACGCCCGCCTGAAGACCCTGCGGGGTCCCAGCTACACGAGTACGCTCTTGCAGTTCAACACCACCACCGCGCCGTTTAACAACGTGGGGTTCCGGCGGGTGGTCGCCGGACTGGTCAACAACAAGGCGCTGGTCGAAACGATCCTCCTGGGCAACGGCACTCCCGGCACTGCGGGCTTCGTGCACCCGGACAGTCCCTTCTTCAGCAAAGCGGCCCCGACCTACCCGAAAATGACGGTGGCGCAGGCGAACAGCACGCTGGATACCCTCGGTTTCAAGCTCAACCGCGCTGGAGTCCGGATGGGCAGAGATGGCAAGCCACTCAACCTGACGTTCCTGGTGGCCTCCAACAACCCGCAGCGGATTCGCGCGGCGGAGATCATCGCCTCGCAGCTGCGCCCGACGGGCATCCGGCTCACCATCAAGTCCCTGGATCCCACGACGGTTCAGCAGGCCCTGTGGCCCGATTTCGACGTCGCGAAAGGCCGCAATTTCGACGTGGCCATGTGGGGCTGGTCGGCGCCCGTTCAATCGCAGCTCAACCTGGCGGGATTGTTCCACTCGAACCCCGTGATCGGGACCCTGAACGTCGGTGGGTACCGGAACAAGACCGTGGACACGTTGACCACGCGCATGCTGACGACGGTGAATGCCGATGCCCGCGAGACGCTGGCCGCACGCGTTCAGGAGATCATCGCCAAGGATCTGCCGTTCCTGACGTTGTGGTACCCCGACACGGTGTACGCCTTTGACGCGAATGCGTACGACGGCTGGAAGTTCCAGAAGGGGCAGGGCATCATCAACAAGCGTTCGTTCTTGAGGTAA
- a CDS encoding metal-sensitive transcriptional regulator, protein MTTTTKDSPCVHGEHTLCMPESSRKAARRRLAIAHGHLESIQRMLENPDVYCVDVLKQLKAVQGALAGTGEVVLRGHLEAHVATAESRGDTSEIVNELMHALKYT, encoded by the coding sequence ATGACCACCACCACGAAAGACAGCCCTTGCGTGCATGGGGAACACACCTTGTGCATGCCCGAGTCCAGCCGCAAAGCAGCCCGGCGGCGCCTCGCCATCGCCCATGGCCATCTGGAAAGCATTCAGAGGATGCTGGAAAACCCGGACGTGTACTGCGTGGATGTCCTCAAACAGCTCAAGGCCGTGCAGGGCGCCCTGGCCGGGACCGGTGAGGTGGTCCTGCGGGGTCACCTGGAAGCGCACGTGGCCACCGCGGAGTCCAGGGGTGACACCTCGGAGATCGTGAATGAGCTGATGCACGCCCTCAAATACACTTGA
- a CDS encoding heavy metal translocating P-type ATPase has translation MSKTMELGVQGMTCASCVGRVERGLKKVTGVETATVNLATERATVTYDPQQTDPQALLAKVKDIGYEPLVGEADLSIQGMTCASCVGRVERALRKVDGVLDATVNLATERASVRYLPSAVSVGQLKAVVTAAGYEVLDTGAGADRSDQEREAREQEVRSLRRAVTFSAIFAIPLAILAMVPMLVPAVNDWLMGTFGHGVMTTLNWVMLALAVPVQFGPGMRFYRLGWKALKNRSPDMNSLVMIGTSAAFFYSLVVTLAPQVFPEGTAHVYYEAAAVVITLILLGKYFEAIAKGRSSEAMKKLLSLQAKTARVVRGGQELELPTDEVLIGDLISVRPGEKIPVDGEVTLGNSFVDESMITGEPIPVAKQTGAAVVGGTINQNGAFQFRATRIGADTALAQIIKLVESAQGSKPPIQGLADRVVSVFVPVVIGIAALTFLIWMLAGGSTALSFALVTTVAVLIIACPCAMGLATPTSIMVGTGKAAELGVLFRSGTALEGLQGVNVVAVDKTGTLTKGKPELTDLVTAPGFDRTEVLKLVAAAEEQSEHPIARAIVDAAKREGMAILPLESFEAVPGYGLEARVEGRLVQVGADRYMHRLGLNVGEFTAQAERLGDEGKSPLYAAIDSQLAAVIAVADPIKEGSPEAVQALHRQGLKVAMITGDNARTANAIARQLGIDEVLAEVLPSGKSDAVKALQAKGQKVAFVGDGINDAPALAQADVGLAIGTGTDVAVETADVILMSGDLRGVPNAYALSRATLRNIKLNLFWAFAYNIVLIPVAAGVLYPAFGWLLSPVLAAAAMGFSSIFVLTNALRLRGFKPPVRPQPVSVAPQRPLLDARV, from the coding sequence ATGAGCAAAACAATGGAGCTGGGTGTGCAGGGCATGACCTGTGCCAGTTGCGTGGGGCGCGTCGAGCGGGGCCTGAAGAAGGTGACGGGTGTCGAGACCGCCACCGTGAACCTGGCCACCGAGCGCGCCACCGTCACCTACGACCCGCAGCAGACGGACCCGCAGGCCCTCCTCGCGAAGGTCAAGGATATTGGGTACGAGCCGCTGGTGGGCGAGGCTGACCTGAGCATTCAGGGTATGACCTGCGCGAGTTGCGTGGGCCGGGTCGAGCGCGCCCTGCGCAAAGTCGACGGCGTCCTGGACGCCACCGTGAACCTGGCCACCGAGCGCGCTTCCGTCCGTTACCTGCCGTCGGCCGTGAGCGTGGGCCAGCTCAAGGCCGTGGTGACCGCCGCGGGGTACGAAGTCCTGGACACCGGGGCGGGAGCGGACCGCAGCGACCAAGAACGTGAGGCCCGCGAGCAGGAAGTCCGGTCGCTGCGCCGGGCCGTGACCTTCAGCGCCATCTTCGCCATTCCCCTGGCCATCCTGGCGATGGTCCCGATGCTCGTGCCCGCCGTGAACGACTGGCTGATGGGAACTTTCGGACACGGGGTCATGACCACCCTGAACTGGGTCATGCTCGCCCTCGCCGTGCCTGTGCAGTTCGGCCCCGGGATGCGCTTCTACCGCCTGGGCTGGAAGGCGCTGAAAAACCGCTCCCCCGACATGAACTCCCTGGTGATGATCGGCACCTCGGCGGCCTTCTTCTACTCACTGGTCGTCACGCTCGCGCCGCAGGTCTTTCCCGAAGGCACCGCGCACGTGTACTACGAAGCGGCCGCCGTTGTGATCACCCTGATCCTGCTGGGCAAGTACTTCGAGGCCATCGCCAAGGGACGAAGCAGCGAGGCGATGAAGAAGTTGCTGAGCCTCCAGGCGAAGACGGCGCGGGTGGTCCGGGGCGGCCAGGAACTCGAACTGCCCACGGACGAGGTGCTGATCGGCGACCTGATCTCCGTCCGTCCCGGCGAGAAGATCCCCGTCGACGGCGAGGTCACCCTGGGCAATTCCTTCGTGGACGAGAGCATGATCACCGGCGAACCGATCCCCGTCGCCAAGCAGACCGGCGCGGCGGTCGTCGGCGGCACCATCAACCAGAACGGCGCCTTTCAGTTCAGGGCGACCAGGATCGGGGCGGATACGGCTCTCGCGCAGATCATCAAGCTGGTGGAGAGCGCCCAAGGCAGCAAACCCCCCATCCAGGGCCTCGCGGACCGGGTCGTCTCGGTGTTCGTCCCGGTCGTCATCGGCATCGCCGCCCTGACGTTCCTGATCTGGATGCTGGCGGGCGGGAGCACCGCCCTCTCGTTCGCCCTGGTCACGACCGTCGCGGTGCTGATCATCGCCTGCCCCTGCGCGATGGGACTCGCCACGCCGACCAGCATCATGGTGGGCACCGGCAAGGCCGCGGAACTGGGCGTGCTGTTCCGCAGCGGCACCGCCCTCGAAGGCTTGCAAGGCGTGAACGTGGTCGCTGTGGACAAGACGGGCACCCTGACCAAGGGGAAGCCCGAACTCACCGACTTGGTGACGGCCCCCGGCTTCGACCGGACCGAGGTGCTCAAGCTGGTCGCGGCGGCCGAAGAGCAGAGTGAGCACCCCATCGCCCGCGCCATCGTGGACGCGGCGAAGAGGGAAGGCATGGCCATCCTCCCCCTGGAGAGCTTCGAGGCGGTGCCCGGCTACGGCCTGGAGGCGCGCGTGGAAGGCCGCCTGGTGCAGGTCGGCGCCGACCGCTACATGCACAGGCTCGGGCTGAACGTGGGCGAGTTCACCGCGCAGGCCGAACGGCTCGGAGACGAGGGCAAGAGTCCGCTGTACGCGGCCATTGACAGTCAACTCGCCGCCGTGATCGCCGTGGCCGACCCGATCAAGGAGGGCAGCCCCGAGGCGGTTCAGGCGCTGCACCGCCAGGGCCTCAAGGTCGCCATGATCACCGGGGACAATGCCCGGACCGCGAACGCCATCGCCCGCCAGCTCGGCATCGACGAGGTGCTCGCCGAGGTGCTGCCCAGCGGGAAGAGTGACGCCGTGAAGGCGTTGCAGGCCAAGGGGCAGAAGGTGGCTTTCGTGGGAGACGGCATCAACGACGCTCCGGCGCTCGCCCAGGCCGACGTGGGCCTCGCCATCGGCACCGGGACCGACGTGGCCGTCGAGACCGCCGACGTGATCCTGATGTCGGGCGACCTGCGCGGCGTGCCCAATGCCTACGCGCTCTCACGTGCCACCCTGCGGAACATCAAGCTCAACCTGTTCTGGGCCTTCGCGTACAACATCGTGTTGATTCCGGTCGCGGCGGGCGTGCTGTACCCGGCCTTCGGTTGGCTGCTCAGCCCGGTGCTCGCCGCCGCCGCGATGGGCTTTTCCAGCATCTTCGTGCTGACCAACGCCCTGAGATTACGCGGGTTCAAGCCACCCGTTCGCCCGCAGCCGGTTTCCGTGGCTCCCCAGCGGCCGCTGCTCGATGCCCGCGTCTGA
- a CDS encoding CopZ family metallochaperone, translating into MTTELTVNGMTCGHCETAVKNALKSVPGVQDVRVDLQGGMASVQGEADPQALIAAVTEEGYGAQVRA; encoded by the coding sequence ATGACCACCGAACTGACTGTCAATGGAATGACCTGCGGCCACTGCGAGACGGCCGTTAAGAACGCGCTCAAGAGTGTCCCCGGCGTGCAGGACGTTCGCGTCGATCTGCAAGGCGGCATGGCCAGCGTCCAGGGAGAAGCGGATCCTCAGGCCCTCATCGCCGCCGTCACGGAAGAAGGCTACGGCGCCCAGGTCCGCGCCTAA
- a CDS encoding ABC transporter permease: MLERVGQYVLVLIAAISLNFFLPRAMPGSPLQFLAGEDVALLPAEDRQALLARTGLDQPLMVQYGKYVGSLARGDLGYSYQANKPVLTMLMERLPWTLLLTGSALLLSTVFGVIVGALAAWRRNGWLDHATLTSSILLDSVPSFWLGMMLVALFAVQWPLFPVFGARTPWSSLTGWANVMDIARHLVLPVVTLTLVSLSGTFLVMRYAMLSVLGEDYIRTARAKGVSERQVLYKHALRNASMPVFTVFMLNLGTLVGGAVVIETVFAFPGLGRMLFEAASNRDYPLLQGAFLMVTLSILAGNILADLVYPLLDPRVRVQRG, encoded by the coding sequence ATGCTGGAGCGGGTCGGACAGTACGTTCTCGTGTTGATCGCTGCGATCAGCCTCAACTTCTTCCTGCCGCGGGCCATGCCCGGCTCCCCCTTGCAGTTCCTCGCGGGCGAGGACGTGGCCCTGCTGCCCGCCGAAGACCGCCAGGCGTTGCTCGCCCGCACGGGCCTCGATCAGCCGCTGATGGTGCAGTACGGGAAGTACGTGGGGTCGCTCGCGCGCGGGGATCTGGGCTACTCGTATCAGGCGAACAAGCCCGTATTGACCATGCTGATGGAACGGCTGCCGTGGACCCTGCTGCTCACCGGCTCGGCGCTCCTGCTCTCGACCGTCTTCGGCGTGATCGTGGGGGCGCTGGCCGCCTGGCGCCGCAATGGCTGGCTGGACCACGCCACCCTCACGTCCTCAATCCTGCTCGACTCTGTGCCCTCCTTCTGGCTGGGCATGATGCTCGTCGCGTTGTTCGCCGTGCAGTGGCCCCTGTTCCCGGTCTTCGGCGCGCGGACGCCCTGGTCGAGTCTGACGGGTTGGGCCAACGTCATGGACATCGCCCGGCACCTGGTGTTGCCGGTCGTGACCCTGACGCTGGTGAGCTTGTCCGGGACGTTCCTGGTGATGCGCTACGCGATGCTTTCGGTGCTGGGCGAGGATTACATCCGCACGGCCCGTGCCAAAGGCGTCAGCGAACGCCAGGTCCTGTATAAGCACGCCCTTCGGAACGCCTCCATGCCGGTGTTCACGGTGTTTATGCTGAATCTCGGGACCCTGGTGGGGGGGGCCGTCGTGATTGAGACCGTCTTCGCCTTCCCAGGCCTCGGACGGATGCTCTTCGAGGCGGCCAGCAACCGCGATTACCCGCTGTTACAGGGAGCTTTCCTGATGGTCACCCTCTCCATTCTCGCGGGGAACATTCTGGCCGACCTGGTCTACCCGCTGCTCGATCCCCGTGTCCGGGTGCAACGTGGCTAG
- a CDS encoding PIG-L deacetylase family protein: MPRTLLMLATFGLEIVEVGGTLAKHVAAGDTVHAAVTLARPESRAGIEAAARVLGVQSVRFLDFTAGEVSLDLPSKITLVSLFRELHPDILITQEPEHSYQDLDPDRRVAMLLYLEAAAIAGRSWRQEECGGHPPHLIPSVYFMTPLHPNCVVEIGSTFALKQQAMNVLESQMRFTAQMLRSRLDAGALQHIVPNGEVGGDDLELGRALHLEMNKADALSHGLLSHSGATLAEAFRHMNPFRLEALL; this comes from the coding sequence ATGCCCAGAACCCTACTGATGTTGGCCACTTTTGGTCTTGAAATCGTGGAAGTGGGCGGAACCCTGGCCAAACACGTGGCCGCCGGAGACACCGTGCATGCTGCGGTGACGCTGGCCCGACCCGAGTCGCGGGCCGGCATCGAGGCCGCTGCGCGCGTTCTGGGCGTGCAATCGGTCCGGTTTCTGGACTTTACCGCGGGGGAGGTGAGCCTGGACCTGCCGTCCAAGATCACCCTGGTGAGCTTGTTCCGCGAACTTCACCCGGACATCCTGATCACGCAGGAACCGGAACATTCGTACCAGGATCTGGACCCGGACCGCCGTGTGGCGATGCTGCTCTACCTCGAGGCCGCGGCCATCGCGGGCCGCAGCTGGCGACAGGAGGAATGCGGCGGGCATCCCCCACACCTGATTCCGTCCGTGTACTTTATGACGCCCCTGCACCCCAACTGCGTGGTGGAGATTGGCAGCACGTTCGCCCTCAAACAGCAGGCCATGAATGTCCTGGAAAGTCAGATGCGCTTCACGGCACAGATGCTCCGGAGCCGGCTGGACGCAGGCGCACTCCAGCACATCGTTCCCAATGGGGAGGTGGGTGGCGACGACCTGGAACTCGGACGGGCCCTGCATCTGGAAATGAACAAGGCCGACGCCCTGAGTCACGGCCTGCTGAGCCACAGCGGAGCCACGCTGGCCGAGGCGTTCCGGCACATGAATCCTTTTCGGCTGGAGGCCCTGCTGTGA
- the lnt gene encoding apolipoprotein N-acyltransferase, with translation MKRNKSGLAAVLLSMLLGAALALTAVPYGWSVLTPLPLAALLWWVCNPAAPRVVAARLFWGMTAFFALHLLFLPLSFAQLFGVAGALLFPALFVLEGAFYALLGLLVARLFPTFLGRVWGLAFGWVLLEWLRHLGPFAFPWGTLGYTLLPTPLIQVADLGGVLLASLLVTTLAAALASLARREVRPLALVLPVWGLALAYGLTRPEVTPPTHQALLVQGNLNPLDKVAGRADPLPVYARLSSTAAGDVAIWPETAVTGDDLARLPARPLLIGVAHPGQNRVEAWDGGLAAAYDKRRRVPFAEYFPLRESLAPLYGRVFRALGLPDLTGLLPGRLDRPLTLGGVAYGAYVCYESVFPGIARGLVQDGAAVLVNVSNDGWFNAGNGVAQHFQLGRVRAIETRRFLLRAGNIGVTAVIDPRGRVTQALPVKQAGTLQARFALQEGQTWYVRLGNWPVGGSALGLLGLACARWRVKRTPR, from the coding sequence ATGAAGAGGAACAAGTCCGGTCTGGCGGCCGTCCTGCTGTCCATGCTGCTGGGGGCCGCGCTGGCGCTGACGGCCGTGCCGTACGGCTGGAGTGTCCTGACCCCGCTGCCGCTCGCCGCGCTGCTGTGGTGGGTCTGTAACCCGGCGGCCCCGCGCGTGGTCGCTGCCCGGCTGTTCTGGGGGATGACCGCCTTCTTCGCCCTGCACCTGCTGTTCCTGCCGCTCAGCTTCGCGCAGCTCTTCGGCGTGGCGGGCGCGCTGCTCTTCCCGGCGCTGTTCGTGCTCGAAGGAGCCTTTTACGCGCTGCTGGGGCTGCTGGTGGCGCGGCTGTTTCCCACCTTCCTGGGGCGGGTCTGGGGCCTGGCGTTCGGGTGGGTGCTGCTGGAGTGGCTGCGGCACCTGGGGCCCTTCGCCTTTCCCTGGGGCACGCTAGGCTACACGCTGCTGCCCACCCCGCTGATCCAGGTGGCTGACCTCGGCGGCGTCCTGCTCGCCAGCCTGCTCGTCACGACCCTGGCGGCGGCGCTCGCCAGCCTGGCCCGGCGAGAGGTTCGTCCCCTCGCGCTGGTGCTGCCCGTCTGGGGTCTGGCACTGGCGTACGGGCTGACGCGGCCAGAGGTCACGCCACCGACCCACCAGGCGCTGCTGGTCCAGGGCAACCTCAACCCGCTGGACAAGGTCGCGGGCAGGGCCGACCCGCTGCCGGTCTACGCCCGTCTCAGTTCCACTGCGGCTGGAGACGTCGCCATCTGGCCGGAAACGGCCGTTACGGGGGATGACCTGGCCCGCCTGCCCGCCCGGCCCCTGCTGATCGGCGTCGCCCACCCGGGTCAGAACCGGGTCGAGGCGTGGGACGGCGGCCTAGCGGCCGCCTACGACAAACGGCGGCGGGTGCCGTTCGCCGAGTACTTCCCGCTGCGTGAATCCCTGGCCCCACTGTACGGGCGGGTCTTCCGGGCGCTGGGGCTGCCCGACCTGACGGGCCTCCTTCCAGGTCGCCTCGACCGGCCGCTGACGCTGGGCGGGGTGGCGTACGGGGCGTACGTGTGTTACGAGAGCGTATTTCCTGGGATTGCCCGCGGCCTGGTGCAGGACGGGGCGGCCGTGCTCGTCAACGTGTCCAACGACGGCTGGTTCAACGCGGGGAACGGGGTGGCGCAGCACTTCCAACTGGGCCGGGTGCGGGCCATTGAGACCCGGCGCTTCCTGCTGCGCGCGGGCAACATCGGCGTGACGGCAGTGATCGACCCGCGCGGCCGGGTGACGCAGGCGCTGCCGGTCAAGCAGGCGGGAACGCTTCAGGCGCGCTTTGCCTTGCAGGAAGGGCAGACCTGGTACGTCCGGCTGGGGAACTGGCCGGTGGGGGGATCAGCCCTGGGCCTCCTGGGGCTCGCGTGTGCCCGGTGGAGGGTGAAGAGGACGCCCCGCTGA
- a CDS encoding ABC transporter permease — translation MLLSTWMGRTGLALLLFLLFLAGAGPWIAPYDAAAQTGAPFSAPSAAHWLGTNDIGQDILSELIVGTRVSLSIGFTAAALAIVIGTLVGVIAGFLGGRTDATLMRLVDVVLVLPFIPLMIVLAAFFGASAGNLIIAISLLIWARPARVIRSSALGIRNLTYVEGAQALGASNLHILWKHVLPGVLPIAVSQFILAASSSILIEASLAFLGLGDPIRKSWGTVLYYAQIRGAFLNGSWPWWVVPPGVLISMAVLGFALTGRAIEAALFPRLQQRQ, via the coding sequence ATGCTGCTCTCCACCTGGATGGGCCGAACTGGCCTGGCCCTGCTGCTGTTCTTGCTCTTCCTCGCTGGTGCGGGTCCCTGGATCGCCCCCTACGATGCGGCCGCGCAGACCGGCGCACCGTTCTCCGCGCCCAGTGCCGCGCACTGGCTGGGAACCAACGACATCGGGCAGGACATCCTGTCGGAGTTGATCGTCGGCACGCGCGTGTCGCTCAGCATCGGCTTTACCGCAGCGGCGCTCGCCATCGTGATCGGCACCCTGGTGGGGGTCATCGCGGGCTTTCTGGGAGGCCGCACCGACGCCACCCTGATGCGCCTGGTCGACGTCGTGCTGGTGCTGCCGTTCATTCCGCTGATGATCGTCCTGGCCGCCTTTTTCGGGGCGAGCGCCGGAAACCTGATCATCGCCATTTCGCTGCTGATCTGGGCGCGTCCCGCCCGGGTCATCCGCTCCAGTGCCCTGGGCATCCGGAACCTGACGTACGTCGAGGGTGCGCAGGCACTCGGCGCGTCGAACCTGCACATCCTCTGGAAACACGTGCTGCCGGGCGTCTTGCCCATTGCCGTCTCGCAGTTCATTCTGGCCGCGTCCAGCAGCATCCTGATCGAAGCGTCCCTGGCCTTCCTGGGCCTGGGCGACCCGATCCGCAAAAGCTGGGGGACCGTGCTGTACTACGCGCAGATCCGCGGAGCGTTTCTCAATGGTTCGTGGCCATGGTGGGTCGTGCCTCCCGGTGTGCTGATCTCCATGGCGGTGCTCGGGTTCGCCCTGACGGGCCGCGCCATCGAAGCGGCGTTGTTTCCCCGCCTTCAACAGCGCCAGTAA